A stretch of the Actinoalloteichus fjordicus genome encodes the following:
- a CDS encoding NUDIX domain-containing protein, with product MTPSDPSSPPASSSDGVRRTRGAHEFGIVGSEDLYQGRVMALRVDEIAMPGGGTGRREVVEHPGAVAIVAVDDEGRVVLIHQYRHPLGRRLWELPAGLLDVAGEPAVDTARRELAEEAALSASRWSVLVDVAASPGFTDEVVRVFLALDLHEVAEMTAEGNEEADLVVHRVPLDEAVRMVVAGEIVNASTSAGLLAARAVLTGLAEARETTAPWPDRPTRWARRTAGSD from the coding sequence ATGACGCCGTCCGACCCGTCCTCGCCGCCTGCCTCGTCGTCCGACGGCGTGCGGCGGACTCGGGGCGCCCACGAGTTCGGCATCGTGGGCAGCGAGGACCTGTACCAGGGCCGAGTGATGGCCCTGCGCGTCGACGAGATCGCCATGCCGGGTGGCGGCACGGGTCGTCGTGAGGTCGTGGAGCACCCCGGTGCGGTCGCGATCGTGGCCGTCGACGACGAGGGCCGGGTGGTGTTGATCCACCAGTATCGGCATCCGTTGGGCAGACGACTGTGGGAGCTGCCTGCGGGACTGCTCGACGTGGCGGGCGAGCCTGCGGTGGACACCGCGCGGCGCGAACTCGCCGAGGAGGCCGCGCTGTCGGCCTCGCGGTGGTCGGTGCTGGTCGACGTCGCCGCCTCGCCGGGCTTCACCGACGAGGTGGTCCGGGTCTTCCTCGCCCTCGACCTGCACGAGGTGGCCGAGATGACCGCCGAGGGCAATGAGGAGGCCGACCTCGTGGTGCATCGCGTGCCTCTGGACGAGGCGGTGCGCATGGTGGTCGCAGGCGAGATCGTCAACGCCTCGACCTCGGCGGGTCTGCTGGCGGCGCGAGCCGTGCTGACGGGCCTGGCCGAGGCCAGA